The Deltaproteobacteria bacterium region TATCAAAGAATTGCACATTAATATAATTTTCACCCTGGTATTTTATTATTAAAGGTTCCCAGGTTAAGGATCTTACTAAAATACCCCTTCCATTTATCGTTCCTCTTGGAATTTCTGTCAAAGACTGTTTTACACTGTTAAACGCTGTTATTGTTGAATTATTTTTAAATAATTTTGTACCTTTCCTAAGCTTATATTCTTTACGACATGCTACATAGGTGACATTTGTCTCAACTCTTCCGACCATACTTAACGTAAAAAGTAAATTTGTTGACGAAATTCCCATTTTATTAACCTGCATGCCAATTCTATCTTTATTTATCGTCAAATATATAAATCTGTTGCGTCTAAAATTAATCGTAATCATTGACGTATACCACCTTGCAATACTATCAGAGCAGTCACGAAACCCAACCGTAAAGCAACAGCCATCCGCGTTGGGTACCTGCAGCGAGTTTAACAGCGCGCTTTTTTAACCTTTCGTTATGGAGGATAAGTGATGTCACAAGTGGTTAATACCAGCGATCTTTCTCTTACAGCCCACCAAGCTCAAGATTCACGTGGTAAACCCACCGTAGAAGTCGAATTAAGCTTAGGTGATATAAAAACAATTGGCGATGTACCGGCAGGTGCATCCAAGGGTGAAGATGAAGCCCAGACTGCCGCAGTGCCAGAGGCAATTAAAGCAGTACAAGAGGTGATATTGCCTTTGTTGCGTTCGGCCAAAGTCGATCTCTCATCTCATGCCAATTTAATAAAACTTGATCGTATGATGATCGCCAAAGGTGGCAATAATTTCCGTGATTTGCCCGCTAATGCAGTAGTACCGGTTTCACGTGCTTTATGGCGTGCTGCTGCCAAGCTCTCTGGGCTTGAACTTTATGCCTATATTCAAAAAAATGAACCTGAATCAATTAGCAGCGGTCGGGTACATTTCTATATGAATATTTTTAATGGTGGCTTGCATGCGCTTAAAAAAGACGCTGGTGAGCAACTTGGTAAAGATCGTATTGATATTCAAGAAATTATGGTTGTACCAGTAGCTGCAAAAACCTATGCAGAAGCCATGCAAATTGGTGAGCGCATCGATCAAGCTCTTAAAACGATTTTAACTAGTAAATTTGGCGCTGCAGCAGTTACCCGTGGTGATGAAGCTGGATTTACCGTTAAAGGCTTAGGTGATAGCACTGAAGCGATTGGTTATGTATTTCAAGCAATTAGCGACGCCGGCCTCAAACCAGGTGCCGACGTTAAACTTGCATTAGACGTTGCTGCAAGTTCATTTTATGACACTAAAAACAACACTTACCTGTTTCAAGGTAAATCGATCAGCACTGCTGAAATGATCAAATACTACATAGGTTTAGTAGAACAATATGCTGGTAAAATTCTCTCAATCGAAGACGGTCTTGCTGAAAACGATTGGGAAGGTTGGACACCGTGGACTGTAGAAATGAAAGAACGCGGTGTTGAGACTATTGGCGACGATCTTTTTGTTACCCAATTACCTCGCCTTGAAAAAGGTATCGATATTAAGGCTGCTTCGGCGATTTTGATTAAGGTTAATCAAAACGGCACTATGACTGGTACTCTTGATGTAATCAAGCGCTCAAAAACTGAAGGTATGGCTTATGTCGTCTCACATCGCTCGGGTGAAACCCTTGATGATACAATTGCTGATTTAGCCTATGCCACTGGCGCTTTTGGCCTTAAAACTGGCGATCCACAACCAGAAGCAGATTTCCCTGATAGTAAAACTTGGGTACGTCGTCGTAAATACCTGCGAATGATTGAGATCGAAAAACTTGATAATAATTAATCAAATAATTTTCGTTTTACTTTGATTTTATTTGAACATTAGTCCAAAAATAATTTCATTACTGTGCCTTACGTCTGCGTGAAAGTGTTGAGCATCTCGTGCAGGCGTGGCACAGTGTATGTATCTGTAATATAATTTTTTTTGGGGGTAGTATTGAGGTATTAGTTGCTTGGCGAGAGTATAAGAATGGCAAGTGAACGTCGCTCGAATTCACGAGTAAATGTTAAACTCTCGGTAAACATTCGCCTATCCGATGGACACTCATTATCTTCAAATCTTATTCGTAATATTAGTCTTGGCGGCGTGTTTATCGAAATGCCTGAACCCTTGGCATTTGGCACTGAAATTTATTTAGAATTTAAATTGCCAGAAACGCCAAGAATTCTAAACTGCAGTGGTTTTGTTGTATGGTCTTCTAAAACCAACCCTGAGCGTTGCCCTGGTAAAATCGGCATAGGGGTCCGTTTAATGGATATTAGCATCAATGAAATTCGTTTGTTACACGAGTTTATTGATGGGCAAGTTGCATAAACCTAAAAATTGGCGAAACCTTTAATTTAAATTGAAATATTACTTTTAGTTAGCCAACTTTCGGCATTTCTATGTGGCCCTTAAATTGAGCACCGTCTTCAATAACAACGCGTGGAGCTCTAATATCACCAATAACACGAGCATTTGCATGGATCTCAACTTTATCTGTAGCAACCATGTTGCCGCGCATTTCACCTTTGATAGTAATATTCTCAGTTTGAATATCCGCTAAGATAACCCCAGTCGATTCAATCACTAAATGCTTCTTTAGTGTAATTTCACCTTCGACGCGCCCCTCAATTATTAGATCTTCTTCACCGTGAAGCTCACCTTTGATGAACAAACCCTGCCCAATTACACCGGCCGTATCCATGTTTGCCATATTGTTTTTTTACCTCCGTGCCCCGGGGTTTTTTCGGTGCATTTTTTTTAATTACATGATGCCGAGGTCTAGACTAGAGTGCAAGCGCCTCGATCAAAGTTGCTTGCTAATTTTGTACGATATAAAGCTTAA contains the following coding sequences:
- the eno gene encoding phosphopyruvate hydratase (catalyzes the formation of phosphoenolpyruvate from 2-phospho-D-glycerate in glycolysis) produces the protein MSQVVNTSDLSLTAHQAQDSRGKPTVEVELSLGDIKTIGDVPAGASKGEDEAQTAAVPEAIKAVQEVILPLLRSAKVDLSSHANLIKLDRMMIAKGGNNFRDLPANAVVPVSRALWRAAAKLSGLELYAYIQKNEPESISSGRVHFYMNIFNGGLHALKKDAGEQLGKDRIDIQEIMVVPVAAKTYAEAMQIGERIDQALKTILTSKFGAAAVTRGDEAGFTVKGLGDSTEAIGYVFQAISDAGLKPGADVKLALDVAASSFYDTKNNTYLFQGKSISTAEMIKYYIGLVEQYAGKILSIEDGLAENDWEGWTPWTVEMKERGVETIGDDLFVTQLPRLEKGIDIKAASAILIKVNQNGTMTGTLDVIKRSKTEGMAYVVSHRSGETLDDTIADLAYATGAFGLKTGDPQPEADFPDSKTWVRRRKYLRMIEIEKLDNN
- a CDS encoding PilZ domain-containing protein, with product MASERRSNSRVNVKLSVNIRLSDGHSLSSNLIRNISLGGVFIEMPEPLAFGTEIYLEFKLPETPRILNCSGFVVWSSKTNPERCPGKIGIGVRLMDISINEIRLLHEFIDGQVA
- a CDS encoding polymer-forming cytoskeletal protein, producing the protein MANMDTAGVIGQGLFIKGELHGEEDLIIEGRVEGEITLKKHLVIESTGVILADIQTENITIKGEMRGNMVATDKVEIHANARVIGDIRAPRVVIEDGAQFKGHIEMPKVG